The genomic DNA GAAAAAATATCATTTTGTGGAACTGGAAACATTGAAAGTTTTTTAATGACAAACAATGGTAAACAAAATTTACTTTCCTTTGGAGGGATAATGGGGCATAATATGAGAACTCCACGGGTTTTTGAATTTCCTTTTAAAGCAGGAGATTCCCTTTGTATGTACTCCGATGGAATTACCTCTCGATGGAAACACGAAGATATAGACTGGACTTTAGCTCCACAAAAGAATGCCGAATATATTTTAAATCAATTTTCTAGATCCAATGACGACGCTACCGTTCTTATCATCAGCCACACTTTATAATGTAGGCGAACTTAAGATTCAATTTGAGTCAGATGTGGTTCGTGGTCGTAATTTGGGCTCCATGTTAGCTCAAGAAATAAAGTATGACAATACGAACAAAATTCGTATTGGAACCACAATATCTGAACTTACCAGAAATATTATTGAACATGCAAGTCATGGAACCCTAAACTTTTCAATTGCAACTCGAGAAAGAGGCTCCGATGGCTTGGTTCTTGTCTTTGCTGATCAAGGAGACGGAATTATCGACTTGGATTTGATCAACTCAGGTTCTTTTCAATCAAAAAAAGGTATGGGAGTTGGTCTTATGGGCTCACAAAGACTAATGGATGAATTTGATATTCAAACAAGTACTAGAGGAACTATCATTACCGCTGTAAAATGGCTTCCTCCTTATGTCACTTTATTGGATGAGGAGAATATTAAGAAAATTCAAAAAGCTTTTTTACAAACTATTGAAAGAGGCGATAGTAGTTTAGTAGAAACAATAAATGCCCAGAATAATGAGCTCTTTTATTTACTTAAAGAACTACAAGAACAAAATTCTACCATAGAATCTATTAATCACGAATTAGAGGAAACCAATAGAGGAATTTTAGCATTAAATAGAGAATTGGAGAATAAAGCTCATGATATTGAAATTGCAATGGAAGCGGCACAGGCTGCAAACAAAGCAAAAAGTGAATTTCTTGCCAATATGAGTCATGAAATCCGAACTCCAATGAATGGAATTATCGGGATGTTGGAATTGGTTTTACCCACTAATTTAAGCATGGAACAATATCAGTTCCTCAAAATGGCAAAAGATAGCGCTGACCTTTTATTAGATTTAATAAATGACATTCTCGATTTCTCGAAAATAGAGGCTGGTCAATTAGAATTGGAAGATATTGATTTCAACTTACACGAAGTTGTTGAAGCAGTTTCAGACGTTATCATCCAACAAGTAGAAAACAAAGGTCTTGAACTTAATCTATTTGTAAAGCCAGATGTTCCTCAATTTATTATCGGAGATCCTACAAGATTAAGACAAATACTAACCAATTTAGTAAGCAACGCACTAAAATTTACGGAGCAAGGAGAAATCAACATCACTGTTGACATTGACAAAAATAAGCATAATGAATGTCAAGACTCTTCTGCAATCAACCTTGTGTTTGGAGTTAAAGATACGGGACTTGGAATACCCGAGGATCGGCAACAAGCTATTTTTGAAAGCTTTTCTCAGGCGGACTCTTCTACTACAAGAAAGTTTGGAGGCACAGGTCTTGGTTTGAGTATTTGCAAGCAATTAGTTAATTTAATGCATGGTGATATTTGGGTAGAAAGTGAAGTGAATGAAGGAAGTACCTTCTTCTTTACCGCATGTTTTAACGATTCAAAGAAAAACAAAGACACACTATTTAAATTACCAGAAAAACTTCATAATCTTAGAGTTTTAGCTGTTGACGATAATGAAACCAACAGGGTCATTATTAGAGAAACACTAAAAGCCTATGGCTTTGTTTCAGATATTTTTGAATTCCCAAAAGAGGCTTTAGAATTTTTCAGGAGCAAGAAAGAAGGTTATTTCAATTTATTAATTACTGATTTTCAAATGCCCGAAATGAATGGTTACCAATTGCTCAAAGAAATAAGAGAAACCAGCCAAATCCCTGCTGTAGTTCTAACTGCGGTAGGGGCTTGGGGCGAAAAGAAGATTTTCAAAGAATTGGGGAATATTGCTTATATGACCAAGCCAGTGAAACAATCTGTATTTTTCGATAGCGTAATTAATGTCCTAGGTATTTCTGAGCAGAAGGGAAATCCCATTCAAGACCATAATATCGATCACCTGAATAGGCTCAAAGAATTACCATCTACTACTAGTGTTTTATTAGCCGAAGACAATTTAATCAATCAAAGAGTAGCAATGGCCTTATTAAAAAAGGCAGGAATTATTGTAGATGTTGCTCAAAATGGTCTTGAAGCCTTATTAGCTACTAGAAACAAAAAGTATGACTTGGTATTAATGGATGTTCAAATGCCAAAGATGGATGGATTAGAAGCCACTCTTGCCATAAGAAAAGAACTAAGTGCCAAAGACTTACCTATAGTAGCCATGACCGCTAATGCGATGAAAGGTGATAAAGAGAAATGTTTAGCTGTAGGAATGAATGATTATTTGTCGAAACCTATAAAACCCAAAGAACTCTATTCTACATTAGAGACTTGGCTCATTCACGACTAAACTCTAAATCCCATTACCAGAATATCATCTAATTGCTCCTCCTCTCCCATCCAATCCATAATGGTATTGTCGAGATGTTGCTTTTGTGTTTTCACATCCATTTGATGAATGCTAGAAAGCAGTTCTTTAAATCGTTTCCTCATGAATTTCTTCCCTTTTGGACCTCCAAACTGATCAATATATCCATCGGAAAATAAATAAACCATATCTCCCTTTTTCGTTTCTACCACATGATTGTCAAATTTCTTTGGTTCTAAAGAAGAGCCAATGGGCTGTTTGTTGGCTTTAATTTCTTCTATACCATCCCCATTTACAATATAGAGAGGATTCTGTGCACCGGAAAATTCAACCTCCATGGTATCCAAATTAATACTCACCAAGGACATATCCATTCCATCTTTAACATCACTATCAGAATGTCTTACGAAAGTATCTACTACCAAATCGTTTAGTTTATTCAAAATTTCGGCAGGCTGTCTCAAACCAAACTCCATCAAAGTCCTGTTCAAACTATTATAACCCACAATACTCACAAAGGCTCCAGGAACTCCATGACCGGTACAATCTACAGCAGAGGCATAAATGGTATTGTCTACCTTCTCCATCCAATAAAAATCACCACTAACAATATCTTTAGGTTTATATAGGATGAAGGAATTAGGCAAATGCTTTTCTACAAATTGATCACGAGGTAATATAGTTTGCTGAATTCGTTTGGCATATCTAATGGAATCCATAATATTTAGATTCTTCTCTTCAATTTCTACTTTTTGCTCTGTAATCGCAATATTTGCAATATTCAAATTGCTGTTCTTTTCTTCAATTTCAATATTCTTACTTTCTAGCAAAGCGTTGGCCTTCTTCTTCTGTTTATATCCTCTAAAAACCTGTATTGCGATTAAAACAACTAAAAGCAAACCTCCAAACATGGCAAATAGCATAATTCTTTGACTGCGACTTTGTGCATGTTGTTTTTCTATGGTTAGATTTTGCTTTTCAATTTCTTGTTGCTTTTTCTCTGTTTGATATTTGGTCTCCATTTCCTGAAGCTGCTTTGCACTTTCCTCATTGAACAAACTATCTTTCATCTGAGAATACAGTACATGATATTCATAAGCTGGCTTATATTGATTAATCTTCACAAAACTTTTTGTGAGTGATAAAGCGGAGGATCTAACATTAGTTTTAGACTGAAGCTTTTTGCCAATTTCTAAACTTTTCTCAGAGGAGTCTATGGCTTGTTTGTATTTTCCTAATGCATAATATATATCTCCGATATTATTTAAACAAACGGCAATATTCTTACTATCGTCTTGCTGATACAATAAATGAAGCGAACGAGAATAATAGTCCAATGCATTCTGAAACTTTCCCAGTTTTTCATAAATATATCCAATATTCATATAAGTAATACTCAATCCGGCATTGTCTTTTTGTTCTTCTTTATACGCTAAGATATCCTCATATAAACCTAAAGCTTTATCATAATCTTCCATTTTAGAATAAACAGTTGCCATATTCTCTTTAGTTTCTGCTGCTCCTTTTTCATCTTTGAGTTGCATTTTTATTTCTAATGCTTGCTCAGAATACTTCAAAGCTAATGGGTAATTCTGCAACTCATCTTGAATATTAGCAATATTATTTAAGATTAAAGCCTGACGTGATAATTGATTAGTTTTCTCCGCCATAACCAAGGCCAATTGATAAGATTCTAAAGCCTTAGGATAGTTTCCTTGTTGATAATAACAAACCCCTATCATAAACTCACTTGCTACAATTGTAATACTATCATTGATATGCTCAGCATTTAAAATACATAATCGATAATTCGTAATAGCATTATCAAAATTTCTATCAATATAATTAATAACCCCCAGCTTACTATAACTAGATTTCAAAATCTTAAAGTCCTGTAATTCCGCAGCTATATCAATAGATAATTTAATAAACTCTTTACTTTTCTTGAAATCCTTTTTATAGTAAAAAGCAAATCCAATATTTTTGTTTATTTCACTTTCTGATTTTGCTAATTTATTTTCCTTAGCAATAAGCAATGCCTTATTATAGATAAAAATTGCTGAATCCGATTTTTTTTTGCGCATGGGTTTAGCCATCTCCAGTAATAAATCGACTTTCTCTTGCGGAGATTTCAATTTATCAAGGTCTTGATAAGACTGAGAATGCAATACAGAAAAAGATAAGATAAATGCTATGAATGTAATTATAATTTTCTGTGCCATAAAAGTGAAATTTGGGTTTCTAAATTACGAATATTTTAATAATTAGTTAGCTTTGCCAAAAATTAGTCAAATGCGCATTGATATACTCACCATATTTCCCGAAATGTTTGAAGGCCCTTTTGGTCATTCCATAGTAAAAAGAGCTATTGATAAGAACAAAGCCGAAATTCACCTTCATAATATTAGAGATTATTCTACAAACAAGCATCGCAGAGTAGATGATTATCCCTTTAGTGGTGGTGCTGGAATGGTGATGATGGCTGATCCCATTGTGAAACTCATAGAGGAATTAAAAAGTCAAAGAAAATATGAGGAGCTTATTTTTATGACTCCCGATGGTAAAGTATTTAATCAAGGGATGGCCAATAGAATGTCTTCTTTTGAAAATATAATGATTCTTTGTGGCCATTATAAAGGAGTAGACGAGCGCGTGAGAGAAAAATATATCACCTTAGAAATTAGTGTGGGTGATTATGTATTAAGTGGTGGTGAAATTGGAGCCATGATAGTTGCAGATAGTTTAATCAGATTAATCCCTGGCGTTTTGGGTGACGAAACCTCTGCCCTTTCCGATTCTTTCCAAGATGGATTACTCTCCCCTCCTGTTTATACTCGTCCTGCTAACTTTAATGGACAAGAAGTTCCAGCTATCCTCCTCTCAGGAAATGATAAAAAAATAGCGGAGTGGAAATACGATCAAGCTATTGAAAGAACAAAAACAAGAAGACCTGATTTATACGAAAAATACATCTCTGAGAATGAATAATAAATAGGATAATTATTTAAAAAAACGCTTTCAAGTGGCCATTTGCCAATTCTTAGTATATTTACTGTCACTTTTATAATTATAATTCGTCCATTAGGTATTAAGACTATCTGTTTTTATGAAGAAAATCCCAAAATATAAATCGCTCAGGATATTTATCGTCTCTGGATTGTTTTATTTCTTTCTATTAATGCCATTTATGGGAATGATGCTGATTCAGAATATTCCAGAATATTTGGAAAAAGGAATACTAAGTCCTGACAGAGAAGAACAGGTTGGCCCTATTACGATAAGACCTGATGGTCCTATCATGAAAAGAGCTAAACAAGATACGCTTGCTCAAATTATAGATTCCACATTAACAACTGACGAAATTGAATTAGCTAATAAGATCGATGGCTTTGCTAATAAAATCGAAAATCTAGTCAAAGCAGATAGCATACAATCTGCTCAAATCATATCCATTGACACTTCTAATAAGAGTGGTAATAAAATTACTATTAATGATACGTTTACCTTATCCGATTCTACAACTGATATAAATCGTCCAATCTATTTCAATAGAAGCTTCGATATTTTCTACTATGGCATATTAATTGGTTTTATTCTCACTTTTTTAATAAGCTATCCATTTAGAAGGTACTTTAGTAGAAAGCGCAAAATGAAAGAAATCAGTACAAGATTGGATTTCTTTTGCAGGAGGTACCTACTCTATACTCCAATATTCCATGCTACCATTTTTGGTCTGGTCATGTTAAGCACAGTTGGATACATAGCATATATCAATTTTTTCGTGGACTTTTCAGACTCCATAAATGCAGGTATATTTGATGAATACTTATATATTGCAGCCCTTTCTGGATTTCTTTCTACAATATTTGTTTATTACTGGCACAAACACCGAGTACATATCTTTTACCTTGAAGTATTATTTTATGAAGATGAATTGAGAAAACGAATTTTCAGAAATTCAATTGGAAAGATTAGAAATAGGCTCTGGTTAGCCAGTGGAATGACTACATTATTACCATTAGCCATTGTTATCTTTTATTTGATTCTCAGTGTAACAAAGGTTCAAGATGCAAATATAGATTTAGCCAATGACCAAGTCAGAAATGTTATTTTAGGAAACTATACTCAATTATTAGAAGATAGCAAAATTGACGATTTCTTTTACGTGAACTCAGTAAATGCATACATGATGTTTGTAGGAATTGGAATCAGTATATTTATTTCTCTAGTCTATATCCTAACTTTTGTTAGGTGGACCACATTGGACATTGTATTCCCCGTAAAAGAATTATTAGGAAATATGCAAAAAACTGGGGAGGGTAAAAACACTAATTTCAGTGTGGTAAGAACCAATGATGAAATTGGAGAGCTGGCAGAGGGCTTCAACCTGATGTCGCAAAGAATAAAGAATTACATTGATGATATTAGTGAAATTAATAATTCCTATTATCGATTTGTTCCCAAGCAATTCCTAGACTTTCTTGACAAAAAAAGCATAACGGATATTCATCTAGGCGATCAAGTACAGAAAGAAATGACAGTGATGTTTTCAGATATCAGATCTTTTACTGAAATCTCTGAAAACATGACTCCTCGAGATAATTTCAATTTCATCAATCATTATTTGGGATATATGGAACCTATTATTTCTCGAAACCATGGTTTTATTGACAAATATATTGGGGATGCCATCATGGCCCTATTTCCTGAATCTCCAGATGATGCGCTCAATGCTGCTATAGAAATGCGTGCAAAACTACAGGAGTTCAACGAGGACCTAAAACTAAACGGCCAGGCACCTATAAATAGTGGAATCGGCATGAATACTGGTAATTTAATGCTCGGAATAGTTGGAGGAAAAGGTAGAATCGAAGGAACAGTAATTTCCGATCACGTAAATCTAGCCAGCAGATTAGAAGGATTAACTAAAAAATACGGAGCCTCCATCATCATCAGCCAAGAAATGCTAATAAAATTAGATAATCCGGCTAACTACCAATTCCGTTTCCTAGATATGGTCACTGTAAAGGGAAAACGAAACTCAGTAAATATATTTGAGATTCTTGATGGCGAACCTCATCAGGTAAGAATTGCAAAAATTGCGACCAACGCACTATTCAAAGATGGGCTCCAACACTATAGAAATAAAGAAATGGATAAAGCACTGGAAGTATTCCTAAAAATTGAAAAAGAATCACCAGAAGATATGACTACCAAGTTATATATTAGTAGATGTCAAAATTTTATTGAACAAGGTTTGCCAGAGAATTGGGATGGAACACAATCTTTTTCTGAAAAATAATTCATTTAATCAATTAGATTAAACGAATAATAATTCTCTGTCAACATATATTCATTTAACCGGAGAAGGAGTTTAGAATAAGTATATTTGTATCAAATTCCTATTCTATGATAACAGACGTATTAATAATGACCTATATTGTCATGATGGCTCTTCTAATATTTCAAGCTGAGAAACTCCCGCACAATTCTTTTAAAGTCATTTTAATTGGATTGTTTTTAACGCCTATTATCGGCTTTGGGGCATGGATCTATTATCAAAAGCAATATCAACAGTCATTCGAATAGTTTTATTCAGAACGCAAATAAAAGGGGCTAAATTAATTTTAGTCCCTTTTTTTGGTTTCCATGGAGAAAACTATTTCTTTTTTCTCTTTCTTTTTTTATAGGCTATCTCATCCACTTCCATATCCTTCATCAAAGATTTCCAGTCAGAATGAGTTTCGTTAGATTGAATTACAATTGCTTTATAACCTTCTCTATCCATTTCAACAATTGGAATCTTCTTACCAATTAAATCTTCAATTTCTACTAATAAAGGTTTCTCTTCAGTACTACAAAAGGAAAATGCTTGGCCTCTCTCTCTTCCCCTACCTGTCCTACCTACTCTATGCACATAATTTTCTGATTGCTCTGGCATATCATAATTGATTACATAATCCACATTTGGAATATCAATACCTCTAGAACTGATATCAGTTGCAATTAATAGCTTGGTTTCACCTTTTTTAAACCTATCCATTATGGAGTTTCTATCCACCTGCTCCCTATCGCTATGAATACTTTCAGCATGAATACTCACCCTTTCCATAGCCTTTACTACTCTATCAGCTCTTACTTTAGTCCTTGTGAAAACGATAAACTTGGCATCTGGACTTGCTTTTACTAATCTTTCCAAGAAAAATCTTTTGTCATCCATCTCTACATTCACCAATGCATGATCTACATTCTTAGAAACTGGATCCTTTGGTGAGATTTGAATTCTGATAGGATTAGTCACCAAACTATAAGCTAATTTTTTGATTTCCTGATCAATAGTGGCTGAAAAGAATAAAGTTTGTCTTTTATGGGGCAAATGCTTTATCAAATCTCTAATATCCTTGATAAAACCTAAATTCAACATATGATCTGCTTCATCTAAAACCAAAATATTAATCCTATTGAGTTTAATAAACCCCTGGCTAACCAAGTCAAACAACCTCCCTGGAGTGGCTATAAGAATGTCAATCCCTTTTTCTAACTTGTGAATTTGTGGGTCTTGTTCTACCCCACCAAACACGGAAAAGCTCTTGACTCTAGTATTTCCAGATAACTCAACAAATACTTCATTAATCTGAATGGCCAATTCACGGGTTGGAACCATGACTATGGCTTTTATCCCATCTTTTCTTGATTGTTGTTTCTTTATAGTATGTAATTTCTCAATAATGGGAATCGCAAATGCCGCTGTTTTTCCAGTACCAGTTTGCGCAATCGCTAATACATCCTCCCCCTTTAGAATATGGGGAATGGTTTTGTATTGAATATCGGTAGGCTTTTTAAATCCCAGCTTACCAATACTCATCTTCACTTCTTCAGAAAAATTATAATCTTCAAATTTCATAATACCTTATTAATAGGCTGCAAAGATAATAATCAAATCGAGGATGGTATCGAAATTGTGTAAGAGAATAAAATAGAATTAATATATTAGCATAAAAAAAATGGAGTCCATCATACAAGCTGCTCATTTAATCATTAATTCAAAAAGGACATTTGCTTTTACGGGTGCTGGAATATCAGTGGAAAGCGGAATCCCAACATTTAGAGGAGAAGATGGTATATGGAATCATTTCAATCCTAAACTATTTGATCTTCAATACTATTTAAATCACCCCAATAAAGCTTGGCCTCATATAAAGAGACTATTCTATAAAGAGCCTAATTCATTTCTACCCAATAAAGCCCACTGGATTCTTGCAGATTGGGAAAAACGCGGATTCTTAGAAGGAACTATAACTCAGAATATAGATTACCTTCACCAATCAGCAGGCAGTAAATTGGTGTACGAAATTCATGGCACAACAAATAGCTTTATTTGTTTATCTTGCAACACCATATATAATAGGAGTGAAATTATAATAAATAAACACCCTCCCACCTGCCTTAATAAAGCTTGCTCTTCCCTCTTAAAACCAAACTTCACCTTTTTCGGCGAAGGAATTCCACAA from Lentimicrobium sp. L6 includes the following:
- a CDS encoding response regulator produces the protein MTTLPFLSSATLYNVGELKIQFESDVVRGRNLGSMLAQEIKYDNTNKIRIGTTISELTRNIIEHASHGTLNFSIATRERGSDGLVLVFADQGDGIIDLDLINSGSFQSKKGMGVGLMGSQRLMDEFDIQTSTRGTIITAVKWLPPYVTLLDEENIKKIQKAFLQTIERGDSSLVETINAQNNELFYLLKELQEQNSTIESINHELEETNRGILALNRELENKAHDIEIAMEAAQAANKAKSEFLANMSHEIRTPMNGIIGMLELVLPTNLSMEQYQFLKMAKDSADLLLDLINDILDFSKIEAGQLELEDIDFNLHEVVEAVSDVIIQQVENKGLELNLFVKPDVPQFIIGDPTRLRQILTNLVSNALKFTEQGEINITVDIDKNKHNECQDSSAINLVFGVKDTGLGIPEDRQQAIFESFSQADSSTTRKFGGTGLGLSICKQLVNLMHGDIWVESEVNEGSTFFFTACFNDSKKNKDTLFKLPEKLHNLRVLAVDDNETNRVIIRETLKAYGFVSDIFEFPKEALEFFRSKKEGYFNLLITDFQMPEMNGYQLLKEIRETSQIPAVVLTAVGAWGEKKIFKELGNIAYMTKPVKQSVFFDSVINVLGISEQKGNPIQDHNIDHLNRLKELPSTTSVLLAEDNLINQRVAMALLKKAGIIVDVAQNGLEALLATRNKKYDLVLMDVQMPKMDGLEATLAIRKELSAKDLPIVAMTANAMKGDKEKCLAVGMNDYLSKPIKPKELYSTLETWLIHD
- a CDS encoding tetratricopeptide repeat protein, which gives rise to MAQKIIITFIAFILSFSVLHSQSYQDLDKLKSPQEKVDLLLEMAKPMRKKKSDSAIFIYNKALLIAKENKLAKSESEINKNIGFAFYYKKDFKKSKEFIKLSIDIAAELQDFKILKSSYSKLGVINYIDRNFDNAITNYRLCILNAEHINDSITIVASEFMIGVCYYQQGNYPKALESYQLALVMAEKTNQLSRQALILNNIANIQDELQNYPLALKYSEQALEIKMQLKDEKGAAETKENMATVYSKMEDYDKALGLYEDILAYKEEQKDNAGLSITYMNIGYIYEKLGKFQNALDYYSRSLHLLYQQDDSKNIAVCLNNIGDIYYALGKYKQAIDSSEKSLEIGKKLQSKTNVRSSALSLTKSFVKINQYKPAYEYHVLYSQMKDSLFNEESAKQLQEMETKYQTEKKQQEIEKQNLTIEKQHAQSRSQRIMLFAMFGGLLLVVLIAIQVFRGYKQKKKANALLESKNIEIEEKNSNLNIANIAITEQKVEIEEKNLNIMDSIRYAKRIQQTILPRDQFVEKHLPNSFILYKPKDIVSGDFYWMEKVDNTIYASAVDCTGHGVPGAFVSIVGYNSLNRTLMEFGLRQPAEILNKLNDLVVDTFVRHSDSDVKDGMDMSLVSINLDTMEVEFSGAQNPLYIVNGDGIEEIKANKQPIGSSLEPKKFDNHVVETKKGDMVYLFSDGYIDQFGGPKGKKFMRKRFKELLSSIHQMDVKTQKQHLDNTIMDWMGEEEQLDDILVMGFRV
- the trmD gene encoding tRNA (guanosine(37)-N1)-methyltransferase TrmD; amino-acid sequence: MRIDILTIFPEMFEGPFGHSIVKRAIDKNKAEIHLHNIRDYSTNKHRRVDDYPFSGGAGMVMMADPIVKLIEELKSQRKYEELIFMTPDGKVFNQGMANRMSSFENIMILCGHYKGVDERVREKYITLEISVGDYVLSGGEIGAMIVADSLIRLIPGVLGDETSALSDSFQDGLLSPPVYTRPANFNGQEVPAILLSGNDKKIAEWKYDQAIERTKTRRPDLYEKYISENE
- a CDS encoding adenylate/guanylate cyclase domain-containing protein — its product is MKKIPKYKSLRIFIVSGLFYFFLLMPFMGMMLIQNIPEYLEKGILSPDREEQVGPITIRPDGPIMKRAKQDTLAQIIDSTLTTDEIELANKIDGFANKIENLVKADSIQSAQIISIDTSNKSGNKITINDTFTLSDSTTDINRPIYFNRSFDIFYYGILIGFILTFLISYPFRRYFSRKRKMKEISTRLDFFCRRYLLYTPIFHATIFGLVMLSTVGYIAYINFFVDFSDSINAGIFDEYLYIAALSGFLSTIFVYYWHKHRVHIFYLEVLFYEDELRKRIFRNSIGKIRNRLWLASGMTTLLPLAIVIFYLILSVTKVQDANIDLANDQVRNVILGNYTQLLEDSKIDDFFYVNSVNAYMMFVGIGISIFISLVYILTFVRWTTLDIVFPVKELLGNMQKTGEGKNTNFSVVRTNDEIGELAEGFNLMSQRIKNYIDDISEINNSYYRFVPKQFLDFLDKKSITDIHLGDQVQKEMTVMFSDIRSFTEISENMTPRDNFNFINHYLGYMEPIISRNHGFIDKYIGDAIMALFPESPDDALNAAIEMRAKLQEFNEDLKLNGQAPINSGIGMNTGNLMLGIVGGKGRIEGTVISDHVNLASRLEGLTKKYGASIIISQEMLIKLDNPANYQFRFLDMVTVKGKRNSVNIFEILDGEPHQVRIAKIATNALFKDGLQHYRNKEMDKALEVFLKIEKESPEDMTTKLYISRCQNFIEQGLPENWDGTQSFSEK
- a CDS encoding DEAD/DEAH box helicase, which produces MKFEDYNFSEEVKMSIGKLGFKKPTDIQYKTIPHILKGEDVLAIAQTGTGKTAAFAIPIIEKLHTIKKQQSRKDGIKAIVMVPTRELAIQINEVFVELSGNTRVKSFSVFGGVEQDPQIHKLEKGIDILIATPGRLFDLVSQGFIKLNRINILVLDEADHMLNLGFIKDIRDLIKHLPHKRQTLFFSATIDQEIKKLAYSLVTNPIRIQISPKDPVSKNVDHALVNVEMDDKRFFLERLVKASPDAKFIVFTRTKVRADRVVKAMERVSIHAESIHSDREQVDRNSIMDRFKKGETKLLIATDISSRGIDIPNVDYVINYDMPEQSENYVHRVGRTGRGRERGQAFSFCSTEEKPLLVEIEDLIGKKIPIVEMDREGYKAIVIQSNETHSDWKSLMKDMEVDEIAYKKRKRKKK
- a CDS encoding Sir2 family NAD-dependent protein deacetylase; amino-acid sequence: MESIIQAAHLIINSKRTFAFTGAGISVESGIPTFRGEDGIWNHFNPKLFDLQYYLNHPNKAWPHIKRLFYKEPNSFLPNKAHWILADWEKRGFLEGTITQNIDYLHQSAGSKLVYEIHGTTNSFICLSCNTIYNRSEIIINKHPPTCLNKACSSLLKPNFTFFGEGIPQHAFLKSQESTLNTDVYLVIGTSGEVCPANQIPIMAKQNGTTIIEINTKPSLYTKKITDLFIQGRSTKIIKLIDDKIKSFLTK